One window of Rhodopirellula bahusiensis genomic DNA carries:
- a CDS encoding DUF3500 domain-containing protein: MSFPMNVNRPDGQRVARRDFVKLGGAIAAGVATTNLFDARFAHAAGAPTASAETYVGELYTSLSDKQKTAVWRPFDHADRLKINPNWHVSKTTIGDDLFSKKQKTLVEQIVRNITSKDGYDRLLEQMEYDDGGLESYSFALFGEPGSDQFQFELTGRHVTMRADGNRLDKIGFGGPVVYGHGEEYLPDSPFFQQTLQANKVFQALDADQAKLALQKKAPNETAVQLKGESGHFPGIGVDQLSSDQKELVESTLKMLLAPYRENDSKEVMEILNSSGGLDQLHMAFYQQEDIDNDRVWDIWRVEGPSMVWHFRGAPHVHAYLNIGIKS, encoded by the coding sequence ATGAGCTTTCCGATGAACGTCAATCGCCCCGATGGCCAACGCGTTGCCCGCCGAGACTTCGTCAAACTTGGAGGAGCTATCGCCGCTGGTGTTGCGACGACCAACCTCTTCGACGCCCGTTTTGCTCATGCGGCGGGAGCCCCCACCGCTTCCGCGGAAACCTACGTGGGGGAACTGTACACCTCCTTGTCCGACAAACAGAAGACCGCTGTCTGGCGACCGTTCGATCACGCCGATCGCCTGAAGATCAACCCGAACTGGCACGTCAGCAAAACGACCATCGGCGACGATCTATTCTCGAAGAAGCAGAAGACGCTGGTCGAGCAAATCGTTCGCAACATCACCTCCAAAGACGGATACGATCGTCTGCTCGAACAAATGGAATACGATGACGGCGGACTAGAAAGCTACAGTTTCGCGTTGTTCGGAGAACCAGGCTCGGACCAGTTCCAATTCGAATTGACCGGTCGTCACGTGACGATGCGAGCCGACGGAAATCGACTCGACAAAATAGGCTTTGGCGGCCCCGTTGTTTATGGGCACGGCGAGGAATACCTCCCCGACAGCCCGTTCTTTCAGCAGACCTTGCAAGCCAACAAGGTCTTCCAAGCCTTGGACGCGGACCAAGCCAAACTGGCGTTACAAAAGAAGGCTCCCAATGAAACCGCGGTGCAGTTGAAGGGCGAGAGCGGGCACTTTCCGGGGATTGGCGTCGACCAACTTTCCAGCGATCAAAAGGAGCTCGTCGAATCGACCCTCAAGATGTTGCTGGCTCCTTATCGTGAGAACGATTCGAAGGAAGTGATGGAGATCCTGAACAGCAGCGGAGGACTCGACCAACTGCACATGGCTTTCTATCAACAAGAAGACATCGACAACGATCGCGTCTGGGACATCTGGCGAGTCGAAGGCCCATCAATGGTCTGGCACTTCCGCGGCGCCCCCCACGTCCACGCCTACCTCAACATCGGCATCAAGTCCTAA